Proteins from a genomic interval of Vicia villosa cultivar HV-30 ecotype Madison, WI unplaced genomic scaffold, Vvil1.0 ctg.001687F_1_1, whole genome shotgun sequence:
- the LOC131636301 gene encoding uncharacterized protein LOC131636301 yields the protein MTFTCREHLLERVRNEASKLGFGIVMTRSDNGTNRRQAFVVMKCERGENYIPTNRKLKHDYTGLRKCVCPFKLCISCRVDGLWRFSVVYGLHNHALETKLHGHPITCRLSREEKDSISELSIIKVAPRNILAKLKRKIPDSVSNIKQVYNEQYNLKVVKMGPRSKTQHLLKILDDNQYVSSFRACEDKVIVRDIF from the coding sequence ATGACTTTCACTTGTCGTGAACATTTGCTAGAGCGGGTCCGAaatgaagctagtaaacttggatttggcattGTGATGACAAGGTCCGACAATGGTACAAATAGAAGGCAAGCATTTGTTGTGATGAAATGCGAGAGGGGTGAGAACTATATTCCAACAAATCGGAAGTTAAAACATGATTACACGGGATTGAGAAAGTGTGTGTGTCCGTTTAAGTTATGCATATCTTGTAGGGTTGATGGTTTATGGCGTTTTAGCGTCGTTTACGGACTTCATAATCACGCGTTGGAAACTAAGCTACACGGGCATCCGATTACGTGTCGACTAAGTCGCGAAGAGAAGGATTCTATTTCAGAATTATCGATAATCAAAGTTGCaccgagaaacatacttgccaAATTGAAGCGAAAAATACCAgatagtgtttcaaatatcaagcaggtATACAATGAACAATACAATCTCAAAGTTGTGAAAATGGGTCCGAGGTCGAAAACGCAACACCTTTTGAAAATTTTGGATGATAACCAATACGTTTCAAGTTTCAGAGCATGTGAAGACAAGGTCATTGTTCgtgacatattttag
- the LOC131636302 gene encoding uncharacterized protein LOC131636302: MLYTALDAASRPDIRQLAGYLSLLQIYEHFSHIYERKIRRCAAADPCARRWKAKQAIPRGVIEYRRRLDSLAVDVSIWTPYTGHRAHLPFDVSSLYSGYVRWESRVARQLPDSHILNSPRKILDTAVAVQQPGQCQNGYLEWFLSVSHPRVIPFVATSDVPGPSRTRDSSAPPPPPPVIGDQDSRLQYIAVHFDSLMGLVNPDGEVHSILARLADVARGGPM, translated from the exons ATGTTGTACACGGCGCTTGATGCTGCATCTCGTCCTGACATTAGACAGCTTGCTGGTTATCTGAGCTTGTTACAG ATCTACGAGCACTTCTCTCACATCTATGAGCGGAAGATCCGGCGTTGTGCGGCTGCTGACCCATGTGCGAGGAGGTGGAAGGCCAAACAGGCCATTCCAAGAGGGGTGATTGAGTACAGGCGGAGGCTGGATTCTCTGGCGGTGGATGTTTCCATCTGGACACCGTATACAGGTCACCGCGCTCATCTTCCTTTTGATGTATCTTCTTTATATTCAGGGTATGTCAGATGGGAGAGCCGTGTGGCTAGACAATTGCCTGATAG TCACATCCTCAACTCCCCCCGTAAGATCCTTGATACAGCTGTTGCGGTTCAGCAGCCTGGGCAGTGTCAGAATGGATACTTGGAGTGGTTCCTCAGTGTGTCACACCCTAGGGTCATACCATTTGTCGCAACATCTGATGTTCCAGGGCCTTCACGTACCAGAGACTCTTCCGctccaccaccacctccacctgTCATAGGTGACCAGGACAGTCGCCTGCAGTACATCGCCGTTCACTTCGATAGCCTCATGGGTTTGGTGAACCCTGATGGTGAGGTTCACAGTATTTTAGCTAGGTTGGCGGATGTTGCCCGTGGAGGACCTATGtag